One genomic window of Medicago truncatula cultivar Jemalong A17 chromosome 1, MtrunA17r5.0-ANR, whole genome shotgun sequence includes the following:
- the LOC25484028 gene encoding peroxidase 21 isoform X1, with product MASKPRSNFCFLFLLLLLHFYLGKSQLQLNYYSKSCPKAEEIIKQKVIELYNEHGNTAVSWVRNLFHDCIVESCDASLLLESVGDVVSEQTSERSSGMRNFKYVKTIKAAVEKECPLTVSCADIVALSARDGIAMLGGPKFEMKTGRRDGKESHVTMVEEFIPNHNDSISLVLSRFQAIGVDVEATVALLGGHSVGRVHCMNMVHRLYPTVDPKLDPTYAAYLKLRCPTPNPDPNAVLYARNDRKTPMIIDNNYYKNILQHKGLLTVDEELATDPRTSPYVKKMAADNGYFNEQFSRAVQLLSENNPLTGDQGEIRKDCRYVNAN from the exons ATGGCATCCAAGCCTCGTTCTAATTTCTGTTTCCTCTTTCTATTGCTTCTTCTACATTTTTATTTGG GGAAAAGCCAGCTACAATTGAACTACTACTCCAAGAGCTGCCCAAAAGCAGAAGAGATCATCAAGCAAAAAGTCATTGAACTGTATAACGAGCATGGAAACACAGCGGTTTCGTGGGTTAGAAATCTCTTCCATGATTGCATAGTCGAG TCATGTGATGCATCCCTGCTTTTAGAATCGGTGGGCGATGTAGTATCGGAACAGACATCAGAGAGAAGTTCCGGGATGCGAAACTTCAAGTATGTAAAAACCATCAAAGCTGCTGTGGAGAAAGAATGTCCCTTGACAGTATCATGTGCCGACATTGTTGCTCTTTCCGCTAGAGACGGAATTGCCATG TTGGGAGGTCCAAAATTTGAAATGAAGACAGGACGAAGGGATGGCAAAGAAAGCCATGTAACAATGGTAGAAGAATTCATTCCAAATCATAATGACTCCATATCCTTAGTGCTTTCTCGTTTTCAAGCCATTGGTGTAGACGTTGAAGCAACTGTTGCTCTTTTAG GAGGACACTCAGTGGGAAGAGTACATTGCATGAATATGGTCCATAGACTATACCCCACGGTGGACCCAAAGCTAGACCCCACATATGCTGCCTATCTAAAACTTAGATGCCCAACACCAAATCCAGATCCAAATGCTGTTCTATATGCAAGAAATGATAGAAAAACACCAATGATAATTGACAACAACTACTACAAGAACATCTTGCAACATAAGGGTCTTCTAACAGTGGATGAAGAACTAGCTACTGATCCAAGAACATCACCTTATGTGAAAAAAATGGCAGCTGATAATGGATACTTCAATGAACAATTCTCAAGGGCTGTTCAATTGTTATCGGAGAATAATCCTCTTACCGGAGATCAAGGTGAAATTCGAAAGGATTGTCGTTACGTTAATGCCAATTag
- the LOC25484028 gene encoding peroxidase 21 isoform X2, translated as MAIKPSSNSSFLFLLLLLHFYLGKSQLQLNYYSKSCPKAEEIIKQKVIELYNEHGNTAVSWVRNLFHDCIVESCDASLLLESVGDVVSEQTSERSSGMRNFKYVKTIKAAVEKECPLTVSCADIVALSARDGIAMLGGPKFEMKTGRRDGKESHVTMVEEFIPNHNDSISLVLSRFQAIGVDVEATVALLGGHSVGRVHCMNMVHRLYPTVDPKLDPTYAAYLKLRCPTPNPDPNAVLYARNDRKTPMIIDNNYYKNILQHKGLLTVDEELATDPRTSPYVKKMAADNGYFNEQFSRAVQLLSENNPLTGDQGEIRKDCRYVNAN; from the exons GGAAAAGCCAGCTACAATTGAACTACTACTCCAAGAGCTGCCCAAAAGCAGAAGAGATCATCAAGCAAAAAGTCATTGAACTGTATAACGAGCATGGAAACACAGCGGTTTCGTGGGTTAGAAATCTCTTCCATGATTGCATAGTCGAG TCATGTGATGCATCCCTGCTTTTAGAATCGGTGGGCGATGTAGTATCGGAACAGACATCAGAGAGAAGTTCCGGGATGCGAAACTTCAAGTATGTAAAAACCATCAAAGCTGCTGTGGAGAAAGAATGTCCCTTGACAGTATCATGTGCCGACATTGTTGCTCTTTCCGCTAGAGACGGAATTGCCATG TTGGGAGGTCCAAAATTTGAAATGAAGACAGGACGAAGGGATGGCAAAGAAAGCCATGTAACAATGGTAGAAGAATTCATTCCAAATCATAATGACTCCATATCCTTAGTGCTTTCTCGTTTTCAAGCCATTGGTGTAGACGTTGAAGCAACTGTTGCTCTTTTAG GAGGACACTCAGTGGGAAGAGTACATTGCATGAATATGGTCCATAGACTATACCCCACGGTGGACCCAAAGCTAGACCCCACATATGCTGCCTATCTAAAACTTAGATGCCCAACACCAAATCCAGATCCAAATGCTGTTCTATATGCAAGAAATGATAGAAAAACACCAATGATAATTGACAACAACTACTACAAGAACATCTTGCAACATAAGGGTCTTCTAACAGTGGATGAAGAACTAGCTACTGATCCAAGAACATCACCTTATGTGAAAAAAATGGCAGCTGATAATGGATACTTCAATGAACAATTCTCAAGGGCTGTTCAATTGTTATCGGAGAATAATCCTCTTACCGGAGATCAAGGTGAAATTCGAAAGGATTGTCGTTACGTTAATGCCAATTag